A single window of Taeniopygia guttata chromosome 1, bTaeGut7.mat, whole genome shotgun sequence DNA harbors:
- the CCDC83 gene encoding coiled-coil domain-containing protein 83 — translation MATGGRGAAGPGRARGAGRTPRAHKYKKKKTKKKPKKKMEESKKKKKPEEQVQEPESDLPEALLEYHIVAKEAAIARVLFHLKGLEEKIKENIKNNVVLQEEQKVLIRRLVRQIEEKEKKRDEKEVVTRDDVEESLKAVFQFVKDKEQLLQDVRSQIEETKKKIAEKQHERDYWLEYKNVGSKIHAERISVLEKDIADVKYELERTEEYYREALKVVREENQKLFDRHMKLLSEEALKNAVGYLDKNCRREIEENEWLKEEVKIYRKEERDLKASVQLLEEENTSLVEKLIDIKLQHLRVSGHLFHTKGAGLQELPKDEMKRENREYAAKTDGKSLRSAFPKIRSKTDYKKPTASDEKSRKKFFTLDSLLYEDEEFQAYSKLGPLKRKLYVVGKAVPACKEPEEMPSRSHTEEDTVGKSDGHITAKMIKALFKQNVDEN, via the exons ATGGCGacgggcgggcggggcgcggcggggccgggccgtgcccgcggggccgggcggacGCCGCGCGCG cacaagtataaaaaaaaaaaaaccaaaaaaaaacccaaaaaaaaaatggaagagagcaagaaaaagaagaaaccagAAGAGCAAGTTCAAGAGCCTGAATCAGATTTACCAGAAGCCTTACTAGAATATCA CATTGTGGCAAAAGAAGCAGCAATTGCACGGGTTTTGTTTCATCTGAAAGGATTGGAAGAAAAgatcaaagaaaatattaaaaat AATGTTGTTCTGCAGGAAGAACAGAAGGTGCTTATCAGGCGCTTAGTAAGGCAAatagaagaaaaggagaaaaaacgAGATGAGAAGGAGGTTGTAACCAGGGATGATGTGGAAGAGTCACTGAAAGCAGTTTTTCAGTTTGTGAAGGACAAAGAACAACTTCTTCAAG ATGTGCGCTCCCAAATTGaagaaactaagaaaaaaattgcagaaaagcagcatgagagagATTATTGGTTGGAGTACAAAAATGTCGGAAGTAAAATACATGCTGAGAGGATTAGCGTTCTGGAAAAAGACATTGCAGATGTCAAGTATGAACTTGAAAGAACTGAAG aatATTATAGAGAAGCTTTGAAAGTTGtgagagaagaaaatcagaaactGTTTGACAGGCACATGAAATTACTCAGTGAAGAAGCTCTTAAG AATGCTGTGGGATACTTAGACAAAAACTGTCGCAGAGAGATTGAAGAGAATGAGTGGCTAAAAGAAGAG GTTAAGATCTACCGAAAGGAAGAAAGGGATTTGAAAGCTTCTGTCCAGCtcctggaagaagaaaataccAGTTTAGTGGAAAAACTGATTGATATCAAACTTCAGCATCTAAGAGTATCAGg GCATTTGTTTCATACAAAGGGAGCTGGCTTGCAAGAACTTCCTAAGGATgaaatgaaaagggaaaacagagaaTATGCAG caaaGACAGATGGAAAGAGCCTCAGAAGTGCCTTTCCAAAGATTCGGTCTAAAACAGATTATAAGAAGCCTACAGCCAGTGATGAAAAATCAcggaaaaaattcttcactctGGACAGTTTGTTGTATGAAGATGAAGAGTTCCAG GCATACTCAAAACTGGGACCTCTGAAGAGAAAGCTGTACGTGGTTGGAAAAGCTGTGCCTGCTTGTAAGGAACCAGAAGAAATGCCAAGCAGGAGCCACACAGAAGAGGACACTGTTGGTAAATCTGATGGGCATATCACAGCTAAGATGATCAAGGCCTTATTTAAGCAAAATGTTGATGAAAACTAG